One region of Bdellovibrio bacteriovorus genomic DNA includes:
- a CDS encoding CHASE2 and HATPase_c domain-containing protein: MVEFFNKFAMLRRVQKTPSEHLKFRIELLLRYFSRRKGFWLRCILCWAIGCIALSNDEIMSYDERFQLRGDQKASEQIVLVTIRQSDFAMIYDARTNFLDNMSEVTDITDSFFWNKEIWQELLIKILRQDPESVGVTLYFGDNVGTLRLTNEEYRLFMDPRVVWASTTNSLERILTPIFTNREFNNLGNNELRRDEDGVVRRVFPQRQEMPHLVEKITGKKFPTTMAGLPINFRGSGRVFTQYSLSEILYDEVPYDAFRNKIVLIGAETSSGPVYMTPMGTLSRAEILAHITDTVLGSKWIKRLPFWWYAFGFFFLMMLAVFLITTYPQSVALFFIGWIGTLLAALSAWFFDTFFFWSPALSPFVLLAACWIIFIGYQATKIERKNFRLQQEQQYLQELEQLKNNFVSLISHDLKTPIAKIQAIIDRLLVQHHAEELGTDLRSLRLFSDELNRYIQSILKVLRVESRDFKIHTDVADINEVIEEALQALRPLAREKSIAIHTTLEPMFSLEFDTTLIKEVVINLVENAIKYTPPGGSIEVISEEAEEDVRVIVKDTGEGIKPEDMEKVWGKFTRGSDQDLRSKGTGLGLYLVKYFIELHGGKVKMESVLGQGTSVSFTLPLDSEIENEVMV, from the coding sequence ATGGTTGAATTTTTTAATAAATTTGCTATGTTGCGACGCGTGCAAAAGACCCCTTCAGAACACCTCAAATTCCGGATCGAACTTCTGCTTCGATACTTCTCTCGCCGAAAAGGGTTTTGGCTGCGTTGTATTTTGTGCTGGGCGATTGGCTGTATCGCCCTTTCCAATGACGAAATCATGTCCTATGACGAACGCTTCCAATTGCGAGGTGATCAAAAAGCGTCAGAACAAATTGTTTTGGTGACCATTCGTCAAAGTGATTTCGCGATGATCTATGATGCCCGCACCAATTTTTTGGATAATATGAGCGAAGTGACGGACATCACGGACAGCTTTTTTTGGAATAAGGAAATCTGGCAAGAGCTTTTAATTAAAATCCTTCGCCAAGACCCCGAGTCTGTCGGCGTAACACTTTATTTTGGCGACAACGTCGGCACCTTGCGACTCACCAACGAAGAATACCGCCTGTTTATGGATCCCCGCGTGGTGTGGGCCTCCACCACCAACAGTTTAGAGCGCATCTTGACCCCGATCTTTACCAATCGGGAGTTTAATAACTTAGGCAACAATGAGCTTCGCCGTGACGAAGACGGCGTGGTTCGCAGGGTCTTCCCCCAACGCCAAGAAATGCCCCACCTGGTGGAAAAAATCACGGGTAAGAAATTTCCAACTACGATGGCGGGTCTTCCCATCAACTTTCGCGGATCGGGGCGAGTTTTCACTCAGTACTCTTTAAGTGAAATTCTTTATGACGAAGTTCCCTATGATGCCTTTAGAAACAAGATCGTTCTTATTGGCGCAGAGACTTCCTCGGGCCCCGTCTACATGACCCCGATGGGGACTTTATCGCGCGCAGAAATCTTAGCCCATATCACCGACACGGTTTTAGGCAGTAAATGGATCAAGCGCTTGCCATTCTGGTGGTATGCATTTGGTTTTTTCTTTTTGATGATGCTCGCGGTCTTTTTGATCACGACCTATCCCCAATCCGTGGCGCTGTTTTTTATTGGCTGGATTGGAACCCTGCTGGCCGCCCTTTCGGCGTGGTTTTTTGATACGTTTTTCTTTTGGTCGCCGGCCCTCTCGCCGTTTGTTTTGTTAGCCGCATGTTGGATTATCTTTATCGGCTATCAAGCCACCAAGATTGAAAGAAAGAATTTTCGCTTGCAGCAAGAACAACAATACCTGCAAGAGCTAGAACAATTAAAAAACAATTTCGTCAGTCTGATTTCGCACGACCTTAAAACGCCGATCGCAAAAATCCAAGCCATCATTGACCGCCTGTTGGTGCAACACCACGCGGAGGAGTTAGGTACGGATTTAAGATCCTTGCGCCTTTTCAGTGACGAACTCAATCGCTATATCCAATCTATTTTAAAAGTTTTGCGAGTTGAATCGCGTGATTTTAAAATTCATACAGATGTCGCCGATATTAACGAAGTGATTGAAGAAGCCTTGCAAGCATTGCGTCCTTTAGCGCGCGAAAAAAGTATTGCGATTCATACTACGCTGGAACCGATGTTTTCATTAGAGTTTGACACCACCCTGATAAAAGAAGTGGTCATCAATCTGGTTGAAAATGCAATCAAGTACACACCGCCAGGTGGCAGTATCGAAGTGATTTCTGAAGAGGCCGAAGAGGACGTCCGCGTGATTGTCAAAGACACGGGCGAAGGTATTAAGCCCGAAGATATGGAAAAAGTCTGGGGCAAATTCACACGCGGCAGCGACCAAGATTTGCGCTCTAAGGGAACGGGCTTGGGTTTGTATTTAGTTAAATATTTTATTGAACTGCATGGAGGAAAAGTGAAAATGGAAAGCGTTTTGGGTCAAGGGACCAGCGTTTCTTTCACTTTGCCTTTGGATTCCGAAATTGAAAATGAGGTGATGGTATGA
- a CDS encoding EamA family transporter produces MAFPLLTVVALLFEGSSAYTWVTHEVHFTTVISIAYIVYFSTHVAYSLWGWLLRHHSASNVVPFTLLVPIFGIISSAIVLQEQIPDWKIFAGILVILGLCVNLYGARRRR; encoded by the coding sequence GTGGCCTTTCCTCTCTTAACGGTTGTTGCTTTGCTCTTTGAAGGATCCAGTGCCTATACGTGGGTGACTCATGAAGTTCACTTCACGACGGTGATTTCCATAGCCTATATCGTTTATTTTTCGACCCACGTGGCTTATTCATTGTGGGGTTGGTTGTTACGGCATCACAGCGCTTCGAATGTGGTGCCGTTCACATTATTGGTACCGATCTTTGGAATCATAAGCTCAGCGATTGTGTTGCAGGAACAGATTCCGGATTGGAAAATCTTTGCCGGGATTTTAGTGATCTTAGGTCTTTGCGTAAATCTTTATGGTGCTCGACGGCGTCGTTAA
- the pilB gene encoding type IV-A pilus assembly ATPase PilB translates to MSSVKIGEILVKQGLLKPDQLSSVVEEQKKSGLKITAVIIQMGLLKENQILRALEKNFAVPGVEVNTFQIDQSVTALVPKEICEKNTLVPLQKAGTTLVVAFSDPSNIVVREDLRFITRCRIQPVVATEVSIQSAIEKYYGGSISTKSLDAMSAENFDDEMQGSTAEVIDQAGGTADAPIVKFVNSILTDAIRKKVSDIHFEPYEKRYRVRFRIDGNLVEATAPPSGTGAAIASRIKIMSKLDIAEKRRPQDGRLKVRTSRGKEMDFRVSVLPTLFGEKVVMRLLDQSNLQLDMTKLGFEEDDLKLFKANINLPQGMVLITGPTGSGKTNTIYSALADLNQPDVNISTAEDPVEFNLEGINQVQMNPDIDLTFANALKSFLRQDPDIILVGEIRDLDTAEIAFKAASTGHLVVSTLHTNDAPSTVIRLTEMGVAPYIITSTVNLIVAQRLVGRVCEACKSPVEVPQQTLLNLGVVPAEVGEYKLFRGKGCANCNNTGIKGRTAIFELMHMNEKMKEAILKGASTGQLRYLAREQGMRTLRRSALIKLKKGITTIEEVLNASVKDT, encoded by the coding sequence ATGTCTTCAGTTAAAATAGGTGAAATTTTAGTTAAGCAAGGTTTGCTGAAGCCTGATCAACTATCGTCCGTTGTTGAAGAACAAAAAAAATCAGGTTTAAAGATTACGGCCGTCATCATTCAAATGGGACTGCTTAAAGAAAACCAGATCTTACGAGCATTAGAAAAAAACTTTGCCGTACCTGGAGTTGAGGTCAATACCTTTCAAATTGACCAAAGTGTTACGGCTCTAGTTCCAAAAGAGATTTGTGAAAAGAACACTTTAGTCCCTTTGCAAAAAGCGGGGACGACGTTGGTTGTTGCGTTTTCTGACCCAAGTAACATCGTGGTTCGCGAGGATTTGCGTTTCATCACTCGATGTCGTATCCAACCTGTTGTTGCGACCGAAGTCAGTATCCAATCAGCCATTGAAAAGTATTACGGCGGTAGCATCAGTACAAAATCTTTGGATGCGATGTCAGCCGAAAATTTCGATGACGAAATGCAAGGCTCTACGGCCGAGGTTATTGACCAAGCCGGTGGGACCGCTGACGCGCCGATTGTTAAATTTGTGAACTCTATTTTGACAGATGCGATTCGTAAGAAAGTTTCGGATATTCACTTTGAGCCTTATGAAAAAAGATACCGTGTCCGCTTTCGTATTGACGGTAACTTAGTGGAGGCGACAGCACCTCCGTCGGGGACAGGCGCCGCGATTGCTTCGCGTATTAAGATTATGTCCAAGCTTGATATCGCCGAAAAACGCCGTCCGCAAGATGGTCGTTTGAAAGTTCGTACCAGTCGCGGTAAAGAAATGGATTTTCGTGTCAGCGTGCTGCCAACACTTTTCGGTGAAAAAGTGGTTATGCGTCTTTTGGATCAATCCAATTTGCAATTAGATATGACCAAGCTCGGCTTTGAAGAGGATGACTTAAAACTCTTTAAGGCCAATATTAATTTGCCTCAAGGAATGGTTTTGATCACGGGCCCCACGGGATCTGGTAAAACGAACACCATCTATTCGGCTCTGGCGGACTTAAATCAGCCCGATGTGAATATTTCGACGGCAGAAGATCCGGTGGAATTCAATTTAGAAGGGATCAATCAGGTGCAAATGAATCCTGATATCGATCTCACTTTTGCCAATGCTTTAAAGTCTTTCTTGCGTCAAGATCCGGACATCATTCTGGTGGGAGAGATTCGTGACCTCGACACGGCAGAGATCGCGTTTAAAGCCGCCTCGACAGGTCACTTGGTCGTAAGTACTTTGCATACCAACGATGCTCCCTCGACGGTGATTCGTCTGACAGAAATGGGCGTGGCTCCCTATATTATTACTTCGACCGTCAACTTAATCGTCGCCCAGCGTTTAGTAGGGCGAGTGTGTGAAGCGTGTAAGTCCCCGGTTGAAGTTCCACAGCAGACGTTGTTGAACTTAGGTGTAGTTCCGGCAGAGGTTGGTGAGTATAAACTTTTCCGCGGTAAAGGTTGTGCGAATTGTAACAACACGGGCATCAAAGGTCGGACCGCTATTTTCGAGCTGATGCATATGAACGAAAAAATGAAAGAGGCCATTTTAAAAGGAGCCTCTACCGGTCAGCTGCGCTATTTAGCGCGAGAGCAAGGGATGAGAACCCTTCGCCGAAGTGCTTTGATTAAACTGAAAAAAGGTATCACAACAATTGAAGAAGTACTCAATGCATCAGTGAAGGACACATAA
- a CDS encoding glycosyltransferase family 9 protein has protein sequence MPLNLVVQTAFLGDLLLSIPLLKKTRELWPQHKLALVCRKGFGDFFLQAKLVDQVFEIEKGRSETYAKILEHLKFVEVDHLISPHESMRTVFFCAQIKAKHKVTFKKSWNFLVFSKRSIKNPALPDSIRQLSLLSSEDPQLEQDIAKYAQMERPYLPGEMGRLPAPPVWASMSLRHQILERTDVWESLKAQYPLHGFDEGRAVLLFPGSVWATKRWTEEGFVKSGKALMEKGFQVYVMGGPGEEALAESVAKQIPGSISLAGKTKIFESAQLIARSLLVIGNDSASTHLAAVCETPLIAVFGPTILEFGYRPWSAQSYVVQRDGLKCRPCGKHGHHVCPIGTHECMKGIPAEDVLRTAGFILR, from the coding sequence ATGCCATTAAATCTTGTTGTACAAACGGCCTTTCTGGGGGACTTGCTCCTCTCGATTCCGCTCCTCAAAAAAACGAGAGAGCTGTGGCCACAACATAAGCTGGCGTTAGTCTGTCGCAAAGGCTTTGGGGATTTCTTTTTACAGGCTAAGCTGGTCGATCAAGTCTTTGAAATCGAAAAAGGCCGATCAGAAACTTACGCAAAAATCCTAGAACATTTAAAATTTGTCGAAGTTGATCATCTGATTTCTCCGCATGAATCCATGCGCACGGTTTTTTTCTGCGCGCAAATAAAAGCCAAACATAAAGTCACCTTTAAAAAATCATGGAACTTTTTGGTTTTTTCGAAGCGTTCGATTAAAAATCCCGCTCTGCCGGATTCCATTCGTCAATTAAGCCTTCTTTCTAGTGAAGATCCGCAATTAGAGCAGGATATCGCTAAATATGCACAGATGGAGCGTCCTTATTTGCCCGGTGAAATGGGAAGGTTGCCTGCGCCCCCCGTATGGGCGTCGATGAGTTTGCGTCATCAGATTTTAGAGCGCACCGACGTGTGGGAGAGCTTAAAGGCCCAATATCCTCTTCACGGATTTGACGAAGGCAGAGCCGTTCTGCTTTTTCCGGGCAGTGTGTGGGCGACCAAGCGTTGGACGGAAGAGGGATTCGTGAAATCAGGCAAAGCCCTGATGGAAAAAGGTTTTCAAGTCTATGTCATGGGGGGCCCTGGTGAAGAAGCCTTGGCCGAATCCGTGGCCAAACAAATCCCGGGCTCTATCTCGTTAGCAGGAAAGACGAAGATTTTTGAGTCCGCGCAATTGATCGCAAGATCACTTTTAGTGATTGGTAATGACAGTGCCTCAACACATTTGGCGGCTGTCTGTGAAACGCCGCTGATTGCGGTGTTTGGGCCCACCATTTTGGAGTTTGGCTATCGCCCCTGGTCTGCACAAAGTTATGTGGTACAGCGTGATGGATTAAAGTGCCGACCTTGTGGCAAACATGGACATCATGTCTGTCCGATCGGCACCCATGAGTGCATGAAGGGCATCCCGGCCGAGGATGTCCTTCGCACCGCTGGATTTATTCTTCGCTAG
- a CDS encoding sigma-54-dependent transcriptional regulator yields MINKLNTLIVDDEAELRRSVISILKTSMPEIDFEIEEASTGKEAFEKVQAKQWDLVLMDVKMPEMNGIEALTAIKEHDPRTFVMLMTAHSNLHDAVLAIKEGAYDYVEKPVKPELLAEIVRKSIEARDLVSSLALSNPVFDDDIESEFVGDTSKMKEVFNLIYRLCKVDTTVLVRGENGTGKELVARAIHFNSPRKSGSFVAINCGAIPESLMESELFGHEKGAFTGAVERKIGKFQVANNGTLFLDEIGELKPDMQVKLLRVLQDRKFTPVGSNREVKTTTRIIAATNRNLEKMMEEGTFREDLFYRLNVMPIFMPPLRERTDDIDALVQNFIKKFAKQHGRVISGVSPEALDMLKSYRWPGNIRELENVIERAFIVENSHVISVDSLPDSIKLSPKESPDKTTNVGYSGPLDFDAFKEEMEKEFIISALKANNGRINQTVAQANIPKNTLLRKIRKYGINVKDYTSEE; encoded by the coding sequence ATGATCAACAAATTAAACACCCTGATCGTGGATGACGAAGCCGAATTACGCCGTTCGGTGATTTCGATTTTAAAAACGTCCATGCCCGAAATCGATTTTGAAATCGAAGAAGCCTCGACCGGCAAAGAAGCTTTTGAAAAAGTTCAGGCAAAACAATGGGACCTGGTTTTGATGGACGTCAAAATGCCAGAGATGAACGGCATTGAAGCCTTAACGGCCATCAAAGAACATGATCCGCGCACATTCGTCATGCTGATGACCGCACACTCGAATTTGCATGACGCCGTTTTAGCGATCAAAGAAGGCGCTTACGATTACGTTGAAAAGCCCGTCAAACCGGAACTTCTTGCAGAGATCGTTCGTAAAAGTATTGAAGCTCGGGACTTGGTTTCAAGCTTGGCCCTTTCTAATCCGGTGTTTGATGACGATATCGAAAGCGAATTTGTCGGCGACACCTCAAAAATGAAAGAGGTCTTTAACTTGATCTATCGCTTGTGCAAAGTCGATACGACAGTTCTTGTTCGCGGTGAAAATGGAACCGGCAAAGAACTGGTGGCCCGTGCGATTCACTTTAACTCTCCTCGTAAGTCGGGCAGCTTTGTCGCGATCAATTGCGGAGCAATCCCCGAAAGCTTGATGGAAAGTGAACTTTTTGGCCACGAAAAAGGGGCTTTCACCGGGGCGGTGGAAAGAAAGATCGGCAAGTTCCAAGTCGCCAATAACGGAACTTTGTTCCTAGATGAAATCGGAGAATTAAAACCCGACATGCAAGTGAAGCTTTTGCGGGTTTTACAAGATCGCAAGTTCACGCCTGTCGGAAGCAATCGCGAAGTTAAAACCACCACCCGCATTATTGCTGCCACCAATCGTAACTTGGAAAAGATGATGGAAGAAGGCACATTCCGCGAAGACTTGTTTTACCGCCTGAATGTCATGCCCATCTTCATGCCTCCTTTACGTGAGCGCACGGATGACATTGATGCCTTGGTGCAAAATTTCATTAAGAAGTTTGCAAAACAGCACGGTCGCGTGATTTCTGGCGTGTCGCCAGAGGCGTTAGATATGCTAAAATCTTATCGTTGGCCGGGAAATATTCGCGAGCTTGAAAACGTCATTGAACGCGCCTTTATCGTAGAAAACTCGCACGTGATTTCAGTGGATTCATTGCCAGATTCCATTAAACTTTCCCCTAAAGAAAGTCCGGATAAGACGACGAACGTAGGTTATTCAGGTCCCTTGGATTTTGATGCCTTTAAAGAAGAGATGGAAAAAGAATTTATCATCAGTGCTTTAAAAGCCAATAACGGTCGGATCAATCAAACTGTGGCTCAAGCCAATATTCCGAAGAACACTTTGCTGCGTAAAATCCGTAAATACGGCATTAACGTGAAAGATTATACTAGCGAAGAATAA
- a CDS encoding LA_2272 family surface repeat-containing protein yields MSVRLYLAGFFVATTSLFSFNAFAADNSTPIEIALFPPVQFPSPDFAVRGLRLSVVGQNREAHGLDLALIGNMTKQKFTGVAIAGLFNYNAVGADIIGLQLAGLANLNDVSSRLYGFQVGAYNRVGKVYGVQIGLVNSARELHGIQIGLINFNDAGPFKASPIINVGF; encoded by the coding sequence ATGAGTGTTCGACTTTATCTCGCAGGATTTTTTGTGGCGACGACGTCTTTGTTTTCATTTAACGCCTTTGCGGCAGACAATAGCACCCCCATTGAAATAGCCCTATTCCCGCCCGTTCAGTTCCCGAGTCCCGATTTTGCGGTTCGTGGACTTCGTTTAAGTGTCGTCGGGCAAAACCGTGAGGCTCATGGTCTTGATCTCGCGTTGATCGGCAATATGACCAAACAAAAATTCACCGGGGTGGCCATCGCGGGTTTATTTAATTACAATGCCGTCGGTGCGGACATAATTGGTCTTCAGCTGGCGGGCCTCGCGAATTTAAACGATGTCTCTAGCCGTCTTTATGGATTTCAAGTTGGCGCATACAATCGAGTGGGAAAAGTGTACGGCGTGCAGATTGGTTTGGTTAATTCCGCTCGCGAATTGCACGGGATTCAAATTGGATTGATTAACTTTAATGACGCGGGTCCGTTTAAGGCTTCACCGATTATCAACGTCGGTTTTTAG
- a CDS encoding cyclic nucleotide-binding domain-containing protein — translation MKIEKEPVTLKNFQLTPSGQNQGGQLAIDGKNFKLNSLQFSYADVLKNAGTIEGLVQFYLGQGWLVHFRELYALIEFMVNENIITNPSFKAYINRETGFDGTSQTASKTISVSATTLPFFRSLEKNVAEHLLKNSAREKVSAQTKLITAGGKDRDLFILLDGQAGIYRVMNEKQRQLVSVLNPGALFGERGFLLNQPRTADIVTTKPSEILRVPHLAEFDQLIRSDKAQSLQHRFWVLQALSSSPFFKDLPNDSLDNLIFSGKLVQTKAGQCLFAEGQAGNTCYIVIQGSLVVSQKGKNINVMNQGACFGEISLLASGGKRTATITVQQDAILLEINQAGFYRVLAQNLILAKEIEALAAQRLQKDRDRA, via the coding sequence ATGAAAATTGAAAAAGAGCCCGTCACCTTAAAGAACTTTCAGCTGACACCTTCTGGTCAAAACCAAGGGGGGCAGCTGGCTATTGATGGAAAAAATTTTAAGCTGAATTCGTTGCAGTTTTCATATGCCGACGTTCTAAAAAATGCGGGAACCATTGAAGGCCTGGTGCAATTTTATTTAGGCCAAGGGTGGTTAGTCCATTTTCGTGAACTGTATGCACTGATAGAGTTTATGGTGAACGAAAATATCATCACCAATCCGTCGTTTAAAGCTTACATCAATCGTGAAACCGGATTTGATGGGACATCACAAACAGCATCAAAAACTATTTCCGTTTCTGCTACCACCCTGCCTTTTTTTAGATCCTTAGAAAAAAATGTGGCGGAACATTTATTAAAGAACTCTGCGCGGGAAAAAGTCTCCGCTCAAACCAAACTTATCACCGCCGGCGGCAAAGATCGCGATTTGTTCATTCTGCTTGACGGACAGGCTGGCATTTACCGTGTAATGAATGAAAAGCAGCGCCAACTCGTATCCGTGCTCAACCCCGGGGCTCTTTTTGGCGAGCGTGGTTTTCTTTTAAACCAACCTCGCACTGCCGATATCGTCACCACCAAACCCAGCGAAATCTTGCGCGTCCCTCATTTAGCTGAATTTGATCAACTGATTCGGTCCGACAAAGCACAAAGCCTGCAACATCGCTTTTGGGTTTTACAGGCCCTTTCAAGTTCGCCGTTTTTTAAAGATCTTCCGAATGACAGCTTAGACAATTTGATTTTTTCTGGAAAATTGGTGCAAACCAAAGCCGGACAATGTCTTTTTGCCGAAGGCCAAGCCGGCAACACGTGTTACATCGTGATTCAAGGAAGCCTTGTCGTCAGCCAAAAAGGAAAGAACATCAATGTGATGAACCAAGGCGCTTGCTTTGGGGAAATTTCTCTATTGGCTTCAGGCGGAAAACGCACCGCCACCATCACTGTGCAACAAGATGCGATTTTATTAGAAATCAACCAGGCGGGTTTTTATCGCGTGCTCGCACAGAACTTAATCTTAGCTAAAGAGATCGAAGCACTGGCGGCTCAGCGTCTGCAAAAAGATCGCGATCGCGCATAA
- a CDS encoding glycosyltransferase family 9 protein, which produces MSVIGCRHFTGYKPCPKNTTCNQQCAHLDIPTTSILIVHLGALGAVVRSTANLRAIKRKYPGSMITWVTDAPAHHLLTNHPAIDRVLTTNENDMLQLSALEFEIAFVVDKSLKAVGVIKRTTVDQIYGFKSHPVNGAIIPATTAAEELWSLGLDNNKKFFENKKPETQLMIEALELGEFRRDEYWLPLTAGEEKKSQERKAKWLGSYQGIIGLNTGCSSVIAYKKLSVEMHRELILKLRAKMPHMQIVLLGGPEDTERNQRISYGLDVINSDTESGLRDGLVSIAACDVVVTGDSLGMHMAISQSKQVVAWFGPTCAQEIDLYDRGFKVLSQSPCSPCWKRTCEKSIMCYDQVSLKELMDAIKSCCTNGLSGGLAPLDSAPQKNERAVATT; this is translated from the coding sequence ATGAGTGTTATCGGCTGTCGTCATTTTACCGGATACAAACCATGTCCTAAAAATACTACCTGCAATCAGCAGTGTGCACATCTCGATATTCCGACGACCTCCATTTTAATTGTTCACTTAGGCGCGTTAGGTGCCGTTGTTCGCAGTACGGCTAATTTGCGTGCGATAAAAAGAAAATATCCGGGATCGATGATCACGTGGGTGACAGATGCACCGGCCCACCACTTGCTTACAAATCATCCGGCAATTGATCGCGTTTTAACCACGAACGAAAACGACATGTTGCAGCTGAGCGCTTTGGAATTTGAAATCGCCTTTGTCGTCGATAAATCGCTTAAAGCCGTAGGGGTTATTAAAAGAACCACTGTGGATCAGATATACGGATTTAAATCCCATCCGGTGAACGGCGCCATCATTCCCGCAACCACGGCGGCTGAGGAATTATGGTCCCTGGGATTAGATAATAATAAAAAGTTTTTCGAAAATAAAAAGCCTGAAACCCAGTTGATGATTGAAGCCTTGGAATTAGGCGAATTTCGTCGCGATGAATACTGGCTGCCACTCACCGCGGGAGAAGAAAAAAAATCCCAAGAACGCAAAGCAAAATGGCTGGGAAGTTATCAAGGAATCATTGGTTTAAATACGGGATGCAGTTCAGTCATTGCCTATAAAAAGCTTTCCGTTGAAATGCACCGCGAATTAATTTTAAAACTGCGCGCCAAAATGCCGCACATGCAGATTGTTCTTTTGGGTGGCCCCGAAGACACCGAAAGAAATCAGCGCATCTCTTACGGTCTTGATGTGATTAATTCTGACACCGAATCGGGTCTGCGCGACGGTCTTGTCAGTATTGCTGCCTGTGATGTGGTCGTGACGGGTGACAGCTTGGGCATGCATATGGCGATTTCTCAAAGCAAACAAGTGGTGGCTTGGTTTGGCCCAACATGCGCGCAAGAAATTGATCTTTATGACAGGGGATTTAAGGTCCTTTCACAAAGCCCGTGCAGTCCTTGTTGGAAGAGGACTTGTGAAAAAAGCATAATGTGCTACGATCAAGTTTCGCTAAAGGAACTGATGGATGCCATTAAATCTTGTTGTACAAACGGCCTTTCTGGGGGACTTGCTCCTCTCGATTCCGCTCCTCAAAAAAACGAGAGAGCTGTGGCCACAACATAA
- a CDS encoding bifunctional riboflavin kinase/FAD synthetase, protein MQVISGIKSLKNPVTGSVVTIGNFDGVHRGHQQLVETVVREARFFGVPSVVYTFHPHPVKVLHPERPTFRLFDLKDQEEQLEKAGMEMLVIENFTADFSQISAHEFLQKYLVANLHPKTLVVGHDFSFGANRGGNISFLEKFCADNGIRLIVIPPFQDHNGVVSSTRIRQALRDGNVDLANDLLGRSYYVRGHVEQGFQRGRTIGVPTANIHPDVEFIPRQGVYCTLTKVGNHFHPSITNIGVNPTFSDGSSARPIKIESHLFDFDAQLYGVEVEVHLLHFIRDEQKFAGIDELKQQIQKDIQEARRYFDEHAQNS, encoded by the coding sequence ATGCAAGTTATCTCGGGTATAAAAAGCTTAAAAAACCCCGTCACGGGATCCGTCGTCACTATAGGCAATTTTGATGGTGTCCACAGGGGGCACCAGCAACTGGTCGAGACGGTGGTTCGCGAGGCGCGTTTTTTTGGCGTGCCTTCCGTGGTTTATACTTTTCACCCTCATCCGGTGAAGGTTTTGCACCCCGAAAGACCGACTTTTCGCCTTTTTGATCTCAAAGACCAGGAAGAACAGCTGGAAAAAGCGGGTATGGAAATGCTAGTGATCGAAAATTTCACTGCTGATTTTTCTCAGATTTCCGCCCATGAGTTCTTACAAAAATACCTCGTGGCAAACCTGCATCCTAAAACTTTAGTGGTCGGCCATGACTTTTCGTTCGGGGCCAACCGCGGGGGAAATATTTCTTTCTTGGAAAAATTCTGCGCCGACAACGGCATTCGTTTGATCGTGATTCCGCCGTTTCAAGATCATAATGGGGTTGTCTCTTCAACGCGCATTCGTCAGGCTTTGCGTGATGGGAATGTAGATTTAGCCAATGATCTTTTAGGGCGCAGTTACTATGTCCGAGGGCATGTCGAGCAAGGCTTCCAGCGGGGACGGACGATCGGTGTGCCGACGGCCAATATTCATCCCGATGTGGAATTCATTCCGCGCCAAGGTGTTTATTGCACTTTGACGAAGGTGGGAAATCATTTCCATCCGTCCATCACTAACATCGGAGTGAATCCGACATTTTCGGACGGATCCTCGGCGCGTCCGATTAAAATCGAATCGCATCTTTTTGATTTCGATGCCCAACTTTATGGGGTTGAGGTGGAAGTGCATCTTTTGCATTTTATCCGTGATGAGCAAAAGTTTGCTGGAATTGATGAGTTAAAACAGCAGATCCAAAAAGATATTCAAGAAGCCAGAAGGTACTTTGATGAGCACGCACAAAATTCTTGA